The following are encoded in a window of Ricinus communis isolate WT05 ecotype wild-type chromosome 4, ASM1957865v1, whole genome shotgun sequence genomic DNA:
- the LOC107260984 gene encoding uncharacterized protein LOC107260984, giving the protein MGLSRKDWANKLDDALWAFRTAYRTSTGFTPYRLVYRKSCHLLVDLEHRTLWALRTCNFDVDSVGKQRQWQLNKLDEWHQQAYGNSFIYKERTKKWHDKWLRGSKEFQAKDRVLLYNSRLRLFPYVPILVYNLKLNGRKKRKDQRY; this is encoded by the coding sequence ATGGGGTTGagtaggaaggattgggcgaataagttagatgatgcactTTGGGCATTTAGGACAGCCTATCGTACTTCTACAGGTTTTACACCTTATAGGCTTGTATATCGAAAATCTTGCCATTTACTTGTTGATTTGGAGCATAGAACCCTTTGGGCCTTGagaacttgcaattttgatgttgattctgTAGGTAAACAGAGACAGTGGCAGCTCAATAAGTTGGATGAGTGGCACCAGCAAGCTTACGGTAACTCATTCATTTACAAGGAGCGGACTAAGAAATGGCACGACAAGTGGCTGAGGGGCTCCAAAGAGTTTCAAGCTAAAGACCGAGTTTTGCTCTACAATTCACGTCTTCGTTTGTTCCCATATGTTCCCATACTTGTGtacaatttaaaattgaacgggcgaaaaaagagaaaagatcaGCGATAttaa
- the LOC125369767 gene encoding uncharacterized mitochondrial protein AtMg00750-like, protein MGGHQTANHTARKVLDDRFYWPTIFRHARAFVQVCDACQRLGNISASEEVPQTSIQAVEIFDVLGNDFMELFPSSFGNKYILVVVEYFSKWLEAQAFPTDDTRVATKFLK, encoded by the coding sequence ATGGGAGGTCATCAAACAGCTAACCACACTGCTAGGAAGgttcttgatgatagattctaTTGGCCGACCATTTTTCGGCATGCTAGAGCATTCGTAcaggtttgtgatgcatgccaaAGGTTAGGTAACATCTCTGCTAGTGAAGAGGTGCCCCAAACGAGCATTCAAGcggttgagatttttgatgttttggGCAATGACTTTATGGAGctctttccttcttcttttggcAATAAGTATATCCTTGTCGTTGTTGagtatttctctaagtggctGGAAGCGCAGGCTTTCCCGACTGATGATACTAGAGTCGCTACTAAGTTCCTTAAGTGA